A window of the Streptomyces sp. NBC_00454 genome harbors these coding sequences:
- a CDS encoding ABC transporter has protein sequence MHQPAAPHLPGPHDPYVRVRGAREHNLRGVDVDIPRDALTVFTGVSGSGKSSLAFGTLFAEAQRRYFESVAPYARRLIHQIGAPKVDSVTGLPPAVSLEQRRSSPGSRSSVGTVTMLSNSLRMLYSRAGSYPPGAARLDSDAFSPNTAAGACPSCHGLGRIHRTSEELLVPDGSLSIRQGAVAAWPGAWQGKNLRDILEALGHDVDAPWQSLAAKDREWILFTDEQPVVTVHPVREADRIQRPYQGTYMSAHRYVMRTFSDSKSATLRARAEKFLTYSPCPVCEGRRLRPEALAVTFAGRTIAELAALALTELDGVLATALGGGEGEAARVLAEDLCSRIGPVAELGLGYLSLDRGAATLSAGELQRLRLATQLRSGLFGVVYVLDEPSAGLHPADTEALLCVLDRLKEAGNTVFVVEHHLDVVRHADWLVDVGPLAGEHGGRVLHSGPPEGLAAVAESATARYLFPAPAADPARGGPPVRKATGTIRLSGVDRHNLRDVTAEFPLGVFTAVTGVSGSGKSTLVGQALAREVGERLAEPAFPVRRLVEVDQKPIGRTPRSNLATYTGLFDVVRRLFTAAPESRARGWKAGRFSFNVPGGRCESCQGEGFVSVELLFLPSTYAPCPECAGARYNSETLEVRYSGLNIAEVLALTVDAAASFFAEVPAAARSLGALKDIGLGYLRLGQPATELSGGEAQRIKLATELQRQRRDHTLYLLDEPTTGLHPADVEVLLRQLHGLVHAGHSVVVVEHDMAVVAGADWVIDLGPGGGADGGLVVAAGTPDEVARAAGSRTAAYLARALAVRS, from the coding sequence ATGCACCAGCCCGCAGCCCCGCACCTCCCCGGTCCGCACGACCCCTACGTCCGCGTCCGCGGCGCCCGGGAGCACAATCTGCGCGGGGTCGACGTGGACATCCCGCGCGACGCGCTGACCGTCTTCACCGGGGTCTCCGGCTCGGGCAAGAGCTCGCTCGCCTTCGGCACCCTGTTCGCCGAGGCCCAGCGCCGGTACTTCGAGTCCGTGGCCCCGTACGCCCGCCGCCTGATCCACCAGATCGGCGCGCCGAAGGTCGACTCCGTCACCGGGCTGCCGCCCGCCGTCTCGCTGGAGCAGCGGCGCTCCTCCCCCGGGTCGCGGTCCTCCGTCGGGACGGTGACCATGCTGTCCAACTCCCTGCGGATGCTCTACTCGCGGGCCGGGTCCTACCCGCCGGGCGCCGCACGGCTCGACTCCGACGCCTTCTCCCCCAACACCGCCGCGGGCGCCTGCCCCTCCTGCCACGGGCTCGGCCGCATCCACCGCACGAGCGAGGAACTCCTCGTCCCCGACGGCTCCCTGTCGATCCGTCAAGGGGCCGTCGCCGCCTGGCCCGGAGCCTGGCAGGGCAAGAACCTGCGGGACATCCTGGAGGCGCTGGGCCACGACGTGGACGCGCCGTGGCAGTCGCTGGCGGCGAAGGACCGCGAGTGGATCCTGTTCACCGACGAGCAGCCGGTGGTGACGGTGCATCCGGTGCGGGAGGCCGACCGGATCCAACGGCCTTACCAGGGCACGTACATGAGCGCCCACCGGTACGTCATGCGGACCTTCTCCGACAGCAAGAGCGCCACCCTGCGGGCCCGCGCCGAGAAGTTCCTGACCTACTCCCCGTGCCCGGTGTGCGAGGGTCGGCGACTGCGGCCGGAGGCCTTGGCCGTCACCTTCGCGGGCCGCACGATCGCGGAGCTGGCGGCCCTTGCGCTGACCGAGCTGGACGGCGTACTGGCCACCGCGCTCGGGGGCGGCGAAGGCGAAGCGGCGCGGGTGCTGGCCGAGGACCTGTGCTCCCGGATCGGCCCGGTCGCCGAGCTCGGGCTGGGCTACCTGAGCCTGGACCGGGGCGCCGCGACCCTGTCGGCGGGCGAGCTGCAGCGGCTGCGGCTGGCGACGCAGCTGCGGTCCGGGCTGTTCGGAGTGGTGTACGTCCTGGACGAGCCTTCGGCGGGGCTGCACCCGGCCGACACCGAGGCACTGCTCTGCGTACTGGACCGACTCAAGGAAGCCGGGAACACGGTGTTCGTGGTGGAGCACCACCTGGACGTGGTCCGGCACGCCGACTGGCTGGTGGACGTCGGTCCGCTGGCCGGGGAGCACGGCGGGCGGGTGCTGCACAGCGGGCCCCCGGAGGGGCTGGCCGCGGTGGCGGAGTCGGCGACGGCCCGGTACCTGTTCCCGGCCCCGGCCGCGGACCCGGCGCGCGGCGGGCCGCCCGTGCGGAAGGCCACCGGGACCATCCGCCTCAGCGGGGTGGACCGGCACAACCTCCGTGACGTGACGGCCGAGTTCCCGCTCGGGGTGTTCACGGCCGTGACCGGGGTGTCGGGGTCCGGGAAGTCCACGCTGGTCGGGCAGGCGCTCGCGCGCGAGGTCGGCGAGCGGCTGGCGGAGCCGGCCTTCCCGGTGCGCCGGCTGGTGGAGGTGGACCAGAAGCCGATCGGGCGCACCCCGCGCTCCAACCTGGCCACGTACACGGGGCTTTTCGACGTGGTGCGGCGGCTCTTCACGGCGGCTCCGGAGTCGAGGGCGCGGGGCTGGAAGGCGGGCCGGTTCTCCTTCAACGTGCCGGGCGGCAGGTGCGAGTCCTGCCAGGGCGAGGGTTTCGTCTCGGTGGAGCTGCTGTTCCTGCCCAGTACGTACGCCCCGTGCCCCGAATGCGCGGGGGCCCGGTACAACTCCGAGACCCTCGAGGTCCGTTACTCGGGGCTGAACATCGCCGAGGTGCTCGCCCTGACCGTGGACGCGGCGGCCTCCTTCTTCGCGGAGGTCCCGGCGGCGGCACGGAGCCTGGGCGCACTGAAGGACATCGGCCTGGGATACCTGCGACTCGGCCAGCCGGCCACGGAGTTGTCGGGCGGCGAGGCCCAGCGGATCAAGCTGGCCACCGAGCTGCAACGACAGCGCCGCGATCACACGCTGTACCTGCTGGACGAGCCGACGACCGGACTGCATCCGGCCGATGTGGAGGTGCTGCTACGGCAGTTGCACGGGCTGGTGCACGCCGGGCATTCGGTGGTCGTCGTGGAACACGACATGGCGGTGGTGGCCGGCGCGGACTGGGTCATCGACCTGGGCCCGGGCGGCGGAGCGGACGGCGGCCTGGTGGTGGCCGCGGGCACACCGGACGAGGTGGCCCGCGCCGCCGGCAGCCGGACGGCGGCCTACCTGGCGCGGGCCCTCGCCGTTCGGTCCTAG
- a CDS encoding LLM class flavin-dependent oxidoreductase, with protein sequence MIRKLSILDRSRTREGHPAPEALRDTVELARAAERLGYHRFWVSEHHSVPGVAGSAPTVLAAAVAGATGRIRIGTGGVMLPNHQPLVVAEQFGVLEALFPGRIDMGLGRSVGFTGGIRRALGRDTGDADRFEEQLAELLGWLDGTQRAHPEVHAHPAEGLRIPPYVLATGEGAAIAARAGLPLVVGDIRARARVVEIIEKYRAEFRPSPWGTEPYVIASGTVAVATTTEAARRILIPEAWALAQSRTRGSFPPLRPAEEIEALTMTPKERELYEGALTGHVHGTEAQVAAELTTLAELTGADELLVTTSTYDRTALLDSFTGLARLTGITDRTGHTE encoded by the coding sequence GTGATCCGGAAACTCTCGATACTCGACCGGTCCCGCACCCGCGAGGGCCATCCCGCCCCCGAGGCCCTGCGGGACACCGTGGAGCTGGCGCGCGCCGCCGAACGGCTCGGCTACCACCGGTTCTGGGTCTCCGAGCACCACAGCGTGCCCGGAGTGGCCGGTTCCGCACCCACCGTGCTCGCCGCCGCCGTCGCCGGGGCGACCGGCCGGATCCGGATCGGCACCGGCGGGGTGATGCTGCCCAACCACCAGCCGCTGGTCGTGGCGGAGCAGTTCGGGGTCCTCGAAGCCCTCTTCCCCGGCCGGATCGACATGGGCCTCGGCCGATCGGTCGGCTTCACGGGCGGGATCCGGCGGGCGCTGGGCCGCGACACCGGGGACGCCGACCGGTTCGAGGAGCAGCTCGCGGAGCTGCTGGGCTGGCTGGACGGCACCCAGCGGGCGCACCCCGAGGTGCACGCCCACCCGGCGGAGGGTCTGCGGATCCCGCCCTACGTGCTGGCCACGGGCGAGGGGGCCGCCATCGCGGCCCGCGCGGGGCTGCCGCTGGTGGTCGGCGACATCCGGGCCCGCGCCCGGGTGGTGGAGATCATCGAGAAGTACCGCGCGGAGTTCCGGCCCTCCCCGTGGGGCACGGAGCCGTACGTGATCGCCTCCGGGACGGTGGCGGTCGCCACCACCACCGAGGCCGCCCGCCGGATCCTGATCCCGGAGGCGTGGGCGCTGGCGCAATCGCGCACGCGCGGCAGCTTCCCGCCGCTCCGCCCAGCCGAGGAGATCGAGGCCCTGACCATGACCCCCAAGGAGCGGGAGCTGTACGAGGGGGCCCTGACCGGGCACGTCCACGGCACGGAGGCGCAGGTCGCGGCCGAGCTCACCACCCTCGCGGAACTGACCGGGGCGGACGAACTGCTCGTCACCACATCCACGTACGACCGGACCGCCCTGCTGGACTCGTTCACCGGACTCGCCCGCCTCACGGGCATCACCGATCGCACCGGCCACACGGAGTAG
- a CDS encoding dodecin, which yields MSNHTYRVTEIVGTSHEGIDQAIRNGVARAGETLRGLDWLEVTQIRGHIENGEIAHFQVGLKLGFRLEGGED from the coding sequence ATGTCCAATCACACGTACCGGGTGACCGAGATCGTCGGCACGTCCCACGAAGGCATCGACCAGGCGATCCGCAACGGGGTCGCGCGCGCGGGCGAGACCCTGCGCGGGCTGGACTGGCTCGAGGTGACGCAGATCCGGGGCCACATCGAGAACGGCGAGATCGCACACTTCCAGGTGGGGCTGAAGCTCGGCTTCCGGCTCGAGGGCGGCGAGGACTGA
- a CDS encoding extracellular solute-binding protein: MKMRFLAVSTALAAATALTGCSLAGSAGGPQKVTLWLMKGSASDEFITQFTSSFERDNPGIDLDVKIQEWTGIGAKVNAVLAGKSEESADVIEVGNTQVAQYVESGGVSELTLEALREWDGKDWLKGLADPGSVNGAQFGVPWYAANRVVIYNKDLFANAGIKAPIKTRQEWIQATQKLDKGSQQGIYLAGQNWYVLSGFIWDEGGELAVETSGQWLGTLDDEKAMAGMEFYKQLQALGEGPKDADEETPPQSEVFARGGIAQIIAPPGQAAAIEAANPALKGKLGFFPIPGKTAEKPGAVFTGGSDLIIPERTKQRKNAVNVITALVSEKWQTELATTMSYVPNKTTLAHVVEGNEGAAAMAPGAAQGRATPKSARWAEVEAKNPIKPFMTAVLTGRDPKEAAKAASETISKVLSADH, translated from the coding sequence GTGAAGATGCGCTTCCTTGCCGTGTCCACCGCTCTCGCGGCCGCGACCGCCCTCACCGGGTGCAGTCTGGCCGGATCGGCGGGGGGTCCGCAGAAGGTGACGCTCTGGCTGATGAAGGGGAGCGCGTCGGACGAGTTCATCACCCAGTTCACCAGCTCCTTCGAGAGGGACAACCCGGGGATCGACCTCGACGTCAAGATCCAGGAGTGGACGGGCATAGGCGCGAAGGTCAACGCCGTGCTGGCCGGCAAGAGCGAGGAGAGCGCCGACGTCATCGAGGTCGGCAACACCCAGGTCGCCCAGTACGTGGAGAGCGGCGGCGTCTCCGAACTCACCCTGGAAGCACTGCGCGAGTGGGACGGCAAGGACTGGCTGAAAGGCCTAGCCGACCCCGGCAGCGTCAACGGCGCCCAGTTCGGCGTCCCTTGGTACGCCGCCAACCGTGTGGTGATCTACAACAAGGACCTGTTCGCGAACGCCGGGATCAAGGCGCCGATCAAGACGCGCCAGGAGTGGATCCAGGCGACCCAGAAGCTCGACAAGGGGAGCCAGCAGGGCATTTACCTCGCCGGACAGAACTGGTACGTGCTCTCCGGCTTCATCTGGGACGAGGGCGGCGAGCTCGCGGTCGAGACGAGCGGCCAGTGGCTCGGCACCCTGGACGACGAGAAGGCGATGGCCGGAATGGAGTTCTACAAGCAGCTCCAGGCCCTCGGCGAAGGCCCCAAGGACGCCGACGAGGAGACGCCCCCGCAGTCGGAGGTCTTCGCCCGCGGCGGGATCGCGCAGATCATCGCCCCGCCCGGCCAGGCCGCCGCGATCGAGGCCGCGAACCCGGCGCTCAAGGGCAAGCTCGGCTTCTTCCCGATCCCCGGCAAGACCGCCGAGAAGCCGGGCGCCGTCTTCACCGGCGGCTCCGACCTGATCATCCCGGAGCGGACGAAGCAGCGGAAGAACGCCGTCAACGTGATCACGGCCCTGGTCAGCGAGAAGTGGCAGACCGAGCTGGCCACCACCATGAGCTACGTACCCAACAAGACCACCCTCGCGCACGTCGTCGAGGGCAACGAGGGCGCCGCCGCGATGGCCCCCGGCGCCGCCCAGGGCCGCGCCACCCCCAAATCCGCCCGCTGGGCCGAGGTCGAGGCCAAGAACCCGATCAAGCCGTTCATGACGGCGGTCCTCACCGGCCGGGACCCCAAGGAGGCCGCGAAGGCGGCCTCCGAGACCATCAGCAAGGTCCTCAGCGCCGACCACTGA